From Hoeflea sp. 108:
TTGCCTTGCGGGGCGAGCAGAGCGCCTGGTTTGGCCTCGCGCTCACCGAGCGCCGCAAGGTCGACGGTCAGGATGCTTTGCAGGAAATGCTCGGCGTCGGGACCGGAGACATCTATGGTGGCGCGGTCGGCGAGAATGGCTGTCGGCATGGACCTGATCTTGCATTTCGGAGAGCCATTACGTAAGCCGCAGGCAATTTCCAGACAAGGGCACCCGCGATGGCTAACACCTTCGATCTCATCCTCAAGGGCGGGACGGTCGTCAATCAAGACGGGACAGGCGTCCGCGATGTCGGCGTGATCAACGGACGGATCGCCGCGATCGGCGATTTGGGCAGCGCATCCGCCGGCGAAACCATCGACTGCCGCGGCCTGCACATCCTGCCGGGCGTCGTCGACAGCCAGGTGCATTTCCGCGAGCCGGGGCTCGAACACAAGGAAGATCTGGAGAGCGGTTCCCGCGCGGCCGTGCTTGGCGGCGTCACCACAGTTTTCGAGATGCCCAACACCAACCCGCTGACGACGAGCGAGGCGACGCTTGCCGACAAGGTGAGCCGTGCCACCGCGCGCATGCACTGTGACTTCGCCTTCTGGGTCGGCGGCACGCGCGACAACGCCAAGGATGTCGCCGAACTGGAGCGTCTGCCGGGTGCTGCCGGCATCAAGGTGTTCATGGGCTCGTCGACAGGCGACCTGTTGGTCGAGGACGATGAGGGTGTCGCCTCCATTTTGCGCAATACCCGCCGCCGCGCTGCCTTCCATTCCGAGGACGAGTTCCGCCTGCGCGAGCGCCAGAACCTGCGCGTCGAGAACGATCCGTCCTCGCACCCGATCTGGCGTGACGAGATCGCAGCCCTCCAGTGCACCGAGCGCCTGGTGCGCATCGCTCGCCAGGAGCGCGCCCGCATCCACGTGCTGCACATCTCGACGGCGGAAGAGATCACCTTCCTCGAACGGCACAAGGATGTCGCCACCTGCGAGGCGACGCCGCACCACCTGACCATGAGCTCGGACGACTATGCCCATCTCGGCACGCTGCTGCAGATGAACCCGCCGGTGCGTTCGGCACGCCACCGCGACGGCATCTGGCATGGCATCAGCCAGGGCGTCGTCGACGTGCTCGGCTCCGACCACGCGCCGCACACGCTGACCGAAAAGGCCAAGCCTTATCCGGCCTCGCCTTCAGGCATGACCGGTGTGCAGACGCTGGTGCCGATCATGCTCGACCACGTGAACGCCGGCCGCCTGACGCTGGAGCGCTTCGTGGATCTTGCGAGCCATGGCCCGAACCGCATTTTCGGCATGGCCCGCAAGGGCCGCATCGCCGCCGGTTACGACGCCGACTTCACCGTCGTCGACATGAAGCGGACCGAGACCATCACCAACGCCCAGGCCGGCTCCAAGGCCGGCTGGACGCCTTATGACGGCAAGCAGGTCACCGGCTGGCCGGTCGGCACCATCGTCCGCGGCATCCGCGTGATGTGGGAAGCCGAGATCACCACCCCGTCGCAGGGCAGGGCGGTTGCGTTTTCTGAGGCGGTGGTGAAGTAGGTTTCCTGTCCCGTTCACGGGAGAGGAAACCGGAAGCCAGGTGAGGGTGGAGGCAGCCTCCCCGATTTATGCGCTGATCCCCATCCGGCCCCTCGAGCCGCCTTTTCCCCGTAAACGGGGCCAGGAGGAGCGGTATCATCGTGCGCGGCATCCGCGCCATGTGGGAAGCCGAGATCACGACACCCTCACAGGGCGATGCAGTTTTCGGAAGCGGCGGCGGTAAGATCGTTCGCGAAGGGATCAGTCCCGTCGTTGGCGTTCAGCCAAGCGGCGATCTATGTCACCGAGATTTTCTGAATACTCGCCAGGGCCTTTGCCGATTCTCGCTGAGTTCAAGAACGGCAGGCACCCTCAATCGCCGGCGACGAAGAAGGCCCAGCGGCCCTCGGGCGTGATGCCAAGGCGGTAGAAGACGTAGGCGCCGTACTGCTTCATGTCTTCGTAGTCGCCCGCCGTCACGATCTTGAACAGCTCGACCTTCTGACGCGGGTCAAGTTTGTCGAGTGGGATGCCGAAGAAATAGGGCCAGACATAGAGGTCTTCGTCAGTGCCTTCGCCGAGATGCACGTAACCGGCATTCAGCACCTCTTCAAGGATGGCGAGGATTTCCTGGCCGTCGCTGTCGCCGGAAAGGCTCTTGAGGAAGGCGACGGGGTCGCCCTCGATGTCGCCGAAAGACAGCTGGGGCATGGCGTCGCCCTGGCCGACGAGAGGACGGAGCTTTTCGATGTCGCCGGACTTTGCCGCCTCGACCAGAAGGCTGCGCATCCGCGCCACGGGCTCGGGCAGGCGGCTGAGGTCGTAGACGATCTCGGGCAACGGCGCCTCGGGGTCGAGATGCGGCATTGCCGGGCTGGTGGTGTCGGCGGGCATCTCGTCCTCGGCCGGCGACTGCTGGTCGGCTGGAGCCTGGTCGCCGGCAGGAGCCTGCTGAGTGGTGCCGGACTGCGGCTTCTGCACCGGATCGGGCATCGGCACCGAGTTTTCGGTCGGCGTCGACTGGTCGGCGGGCTTTGGCGGGGTGACGGGGGCCGGCAGTTCCTCGCGCTTGATCTCGCTGAGGGCAAAAGCAGTGGTGGCATGAAGCGGCAGCATCAGCGAAGCCGCAAGGCCCAGGGCCGCGACGCGCACCATGGCGCGTGGCGCAAAATCAGTGTGTGGCCGCATCGAAACGTCGCTCCGGGGGATTCTCTAACTTGCCGGCATGATGCCGAAACCGCGTCGGC
This genomic window contains:
- a CDS encoding dihydroorotase — encoded protein: MANTFDLILKGGTVVNQDGTGVRDVGVINGRIAAIGDLGSASAGETIDCRGLHILPGVVDSQVHFREPGLEHKEDLESGSRAAVLGGVTTVFEMPNTNPLTTSEATLADKVSRATARMHCDFAFWVGGTRDNAKDVAELERLPGAAGIKVFMGSSTGDLLVEDDEGVASILRNTRRRAAFHSEDEFRLRERQNLRVENDPSSHPIWRDEIAALQCTERLVRIARQERARIHVLHISTAEEITFLERHKDVATCEATPHHLTMSSDDYAHLGTLLQMNPPVRSARHRDGIWHGISQGVVDVLGSDHAPHTLTEKAKPYPASPSGMTGVQTLVPIMLDHVNAGRLTLERFVDLASHGPNRIFGMARKGRIAAGYDADFTVVDMKRTETITNAQAGSKAGWTPYDGKQVTGWPVGTIVRGIRVMWEAEITTPSQGRAVAFSEAVVK